The nucleotide sequence AATGTTGGCCCTCAAACTGTCTATTCCATTTTGGCCCAGTCCATCATATaccctcccccccccccaaaaaaaataaaaataaaagattcaAATTGGGATTGGGTTACCAATAATTAGGGTCTAGTGAAGTAAACTGCTTGAATAACGCCTCACAAAAAGGTGATGTGGATTGAACTCCATAACTCCCAAATAACGCCAAACAAAAAtatgttgtgaaattttaaggtattatttaaaaatgtctgTATGACACAGAAAGAAATTCATTAAAATCTGTTAAGTTCAAATCCAACCCACTCAGTTTTAAACTAAGCAGGGATATTCCGTGCCAAATAAGGTATTTTGTTCGCGCAAGACGgacttttgtttaaaaaaaatttaggttTTTGTCTGGCGTTATTTAAGCAGTTGCGGCGTTTACTTCGCCAGACCAATGATTTAATAGTATACTTATAGTTAGTAAACTtgtatttctttgtttattatattctttacaGCACAATATATTCAGTTTATTGTACTACTAGATAATTTagcaaattttaaacaattagaTAAAATGAGTGAAGgtgataaattaaatgttgatAAAATTATCGCTGGACTGCTCGAAGTCAGGGGATCTCGTCCAGGAAAAAATGTGCAGCTAACGGAAAATGAAATCAGGGGTCTTTGTCTCAAGTCAAGAGAAATTTTTTTGAGTCAACCGATTCTTTTGGAGCTTGAAGCACCTTTGAAAATTTGTGGAGATGTTCATGGTCAATATTATGATCTACTTCGTTTATTCGAATACGGAGGTTTTCCACCTGAATCTAACTACCTGTTTCTCGGAGATTACGTCGACAGAGGAAAGCAGTCATTGGAAACGATATGTCTTCTTTTAGCCTACAAGATTAAGTATCCTGAGAATTTTTTCCTGCTCCGTGGTAACCATGAATGTGCTAGTATCAATCGCATTTATGGTTTTTATGATGAATGTAAACGAAGGTACAACATAAAGCTTTGGAAAACGTTCACGGATTGTTTTAACTGCTTACCACTTGCTGCCATCAtagatgaaaaaatattttgctgtcACGGTGGTCTCTCACCCGATTTGCAATCGATGGAACAAATTCGTCGCATTATGAGACCGACAGACGTGCCAGATCAAGGTTTACTCTGTGATCTGCTATGGTCCGACCCTGACAAAGAAGTTGCTGGATGGGGGGAAAATGACAGGGGTGTTTCATTCACTTTTGGTGCGGAGGTTGTCGCGAAGTTTCTTCACAAACAGGATCTTGATTTGATTTGTCGAGCTCATCAAGTTGTGGAAGATGGTTACGAGTTCTTTGCAAAAAGGCAACTTGTCACATTATTCAGTGCTCCCAACTACTGTGGAGAATTTGATAATGCAGGTGCAATGATGAGTGTCGACGAAACTTTGATGTGTTCGTTCCAAATCCTCAAACCAGCTGATAAGAAAAAGTTCCCTTATGGAGGCATCAATTCAGGACGACCTGTAACACCACCGAGAGCTTCAGCAGGAAAAGGAAAAGGAGGAAAAGCAGGAAAATAATGTGCTACctaaaccaaattttttttttgtataatattatcgATTTCTCCGTTTTTAGTAATGCACAGACTATGTTACCATCATCGAGCTGATTTGGACTTCTGTTACCACTGTCGGCCACAAATGATCAACGGGACTCAATTGGATATAAGACAGTGACTCGTTGGTCAAATAAACTGACAGCTCTGTCTTTGTGTTAACTGTTCATCAAGCAGATACACAAAGTTCACTTCTAAAGCTATTCGAATTGGCACACTCATCTGTACAGAATTGCTGTTCAAGGTGTCAATAATGAGTGGTTtactttgtttcattttttgtacTAGTTTGTTTCAGATCACTTTTTTGTTCCCTTCTTCCTAGCAGCTTAGTCTTTGCACTGTCTGGCATTGAGTTAATTGATAAGTCCAAATTACAATCTTCCATACATTTGGTAGCAATTGTACACGTTTGTAAAATGGAATGCCAATACTATTCAAAAACAGAACTTGTAGACCAATTATGCATATGCTCGTGAGACCTAACCATTCGGCAAATTTTACGAATAAAAAGGTTTCAAACTATATCAAGATGAAAATATCTTCATGATTCTGACGTAGATCTCAGAAATGATTTTTTAACTCGATTTCATCATAATGTATTCAACGTCAGttactaaaatatttatagGAATATATTAAAATCTGTATCCATTTTCCTTTTGATCCTCTTTGCCCTTTTTAAGCAAATGCAGCCATTATGGTTTTATTTTATGTTCATATCCCTGGCATCTAATTTTTAGGCAGTTCAGTTGAATTCtatttgaattttcaagtaTCGTAATTACATAATTATCTTTCGAAATTGAATATCCATCAATATTACTTACTAAAAAGTGGTAAATTTATCTGTTGATCAATTTTCACTTATTTCAGCATCTACAAACTATAGTTGTCATCATTTCTGTTATTTGTTGACtcgtttttgaaatattgtcGAAATGTACAGCCCTTTAGTCTAGTAAAAAAATGGTATTTCATGACACATTGACTCAATATTGTCATTACTGTTTCCACCTTTCATAACATggcaaattttttaaatcaaagttGATTTTCCCTCTTAATTGGCGTGTTTTGATCTTTCTGGTAGACCCGAAGACTTTATACATAATTCATGGAACCTACAGCAGACATGATCGTATTTTATGCAATTTGTTTCTGGGATTGTATCAAAATTAACGATTCCGAGAATTGTAAAATTGAATGTTCAAACAGATTATCAAGTTAACATGTTTTTATCAAGTTGTTGGAGTTAATCTATTGAATGAATTATTCTATATTGATGCATGGAAAGAGGTAACGAGATAGGATGTGTATTATATGTGATATATTTTATAGCACATTTCTTTATGTGACATGTGTTTAATTGACTGTTAATTGCTCCTATCATCGCTTCATCATCATTCATATACTGTCTTTTATGGGGATCTAGTTATGTGCTGTTGATCCATGCCGCTGGCCAGAAATTGACTACAGTTTGGCATATGTAATTATACTAACACATAAATTATCTATCAAAGTTTTTCAGTGATTTGATTAGTGATGTTccaaaaagtttttatttgaatgaTTTGGCGCTGAAATTAATATACTATTCATTACagtaaaaaatgattatttatcGATGAATTAAAGTCATTAGTGGTTATTTTCTGGCTGGTGCACACTTGATTCAACTGCGTCATCGTACGTAGTTTATAGCGAGCTTGGTTTGATCTTCTTACGCATTGTTAAAGtgcttttatttaatttggcCAGTCATTGTTGTTGCATTTTAATTTCTCTCACAAGTTAAAAGATTCAAAACTTTACATATCCCGTTGGGAAATCAGGTATCAAATCATATCCATTAAAGCATGAAAATTTTTggataataatatgaaaaaaaatgaaattaaaacttttgaaaaataaaatatttttggggCGCTCCcagtgaaattttatatttaaaatgatatatctaaaattaaaatgaatttttgcacATCAACATCCTTTTAATACAATACTCATTCTGTAATTGATATTGTAATCTAGTAAATGATACATGCTTTGTTGAATATGATTTGATATCTAATTTCTTTATAGGATAGCAGTACCCATGATTTGTCTTGTTCATTAAACTTCATTGTATTTGTGTATTATTTAGATTTTATCTATGTTAATAAGGTCGTAATAGCAGCAATAATGGAGTAATGATGGATTAGTTGGAAAAAGGAAAAATACTTACGAACAATGGAGATTTAATGAATCTCAATCTGCGGAAATATAAAAGTAGCGAGTCTGATTGCAAAAACGAATATTGAGGAATACGAAGCTAAGATGGCTGGTGGGGGAGACTTATCAAGATTTGAGAAGGTGACGAGAAAATTTGAGTACCTTGATCACACTGCAGATGTACAAATTCACTCATGGGGAGAGGATTTGTCAGAGGCTTTTGAACAAGCTGCGATGGGAATGTTCAACTACATGACGGACATCGATGGTGTTTGTCCAGAATCACACAGAGAAATAGAAGTCGAAGGAGAGGATTTAGAATCACTTTTGTACAAGTTTTTAGACGAATTCTT is from Styela clava chromosome 9, kaStyClav1.hap1.2, whole genome shotgun sequence and encodes:
- the LOC144427248 gene encoding serine/threonine-protein phosphatase PP1-gamma catalytic subunit B — its product is MSEGDKLNVDKIIAGLLEVRGSRPGKNVQLTENEIRGLCLKSREIFLSQPILLELEAPLKICGDVHGQYYDLLRLFEYGGFPPESNYLFLGDYVDRGKQSLETICLLLAYKIKYPENFFLLRGNHECASINRIYGFYDECKRRYNIKLWKTFTDCFNCLPLAAIIDEKIFCCHGGLSPDLQSMEQIRRIMRPTDVPDQGLLCDLLWSDPDKEVAGWGENDRGVSFTFGAEVVAKFLHKQDLDLICRAHQVVEDGYEFFAKRQLVTLFSAPNYCGEFDNAGAMMSVDETLMCSFQILKPADKKKFPYGGINSGRPVTPPRASAGKGKGGKAGK
- the LOC144427249 gene encoding protein archease-like, whose product is MAGGGDLSRFEKVTRKFEYLDHTADVQIHSWGEDLSEAFEQAAMGMFNYMTDIDGVCPESHREIEVEGEDLESLLYKFLDEFLFMMSCVPYYIPREVKITEFDEKEFKIKAVGYGEEFDEKRHGGQGTEIKAITYSAMEILTTPGSAQTFVIVDI